The proteins below are encoded in one region of Pseudonocardia sp. DSM 110487:
- the mmsB gene encoding multiple monosaccharide ABC transporter permease — protein MTRTTGTAPSEETVPEGATTAVALHAGTSNIRELLTRNLRQSGIYVAFVAIIALFAILTDGVSLSPINITNIILQYSYILVLAIGMVIVIIAGHIDLSVGSVVALTGAVSAVLVIQQGMPWWVGILAALATGLVIGAWHGFWVAYVGIPAFIVTLAGMLLFRGLTQQVLGNISLSPFPAEYQVVATGFINGLLGGPGYDVFTLLIGAIAVVGYAVSGFRTRLARITYQQPVESFPLFVARVVAVGAVVMYFAWQLANARALPVVLIILAALVLAYGVVTRRSVFGRQVYAIGGNLSAATLSGVKVRAVNFWIFVNMGVLAAVAGIIFSSRSNGAQPGAGNMFELDAIAAAFIGGAAVTGGVGTVVGAVVGGLIMAVMSNGMQLMGIEQPIQSVVKGIVLLLAVAFDIYNKRRAGSSR, from the coding sequence ATGACCAGGACGACCGGGACCGCACCCTCCGAGGAGACGGTGCCCGAAGGCGCCACCACGGCAGTCGCGCTACACGCGGGGACCAGCAACATCCGCGAGCTGCTCACCCGCAACCTGCGGCAGAGCGGCATCTACGTCGCCTTCGTGGCGATCATCGCCCTGTTCGCGATCCTCACCGACGGCGTGTCGCTCAGCCCGATCAACATCACGAACATCATCCTGCAGTACTCCTACATCCTCGTGCTGGCGATCGGCATGGTCATCGTGATCATCGCCGGGCACATCGACCTGTCCGTGGGGTCGGTCGTCGCGCTCACCGGCGCGGTCTCGGCGGTCCTCGTCATCCAGCAGGGCATGCCCTGGTGGGTCGGCATCCTCGCCGCGCTCGCCACCGGGCTGGTGATCGGCGCATGGCACGGGTTCTGGGTGGCCTACGTCGGCATCCCGGCGTTCATCGTGACCCTCGCCGGCATGCTCCTGTTCCGCGGTCTCACCCAGCAGGTGCTGGGCAACATCTCGCTCTCCCCGTTCCCGGCCGAGTACCAGGTGGTGGCGACCGGCTTCATCAACGGCCTGCTCGGCGGGCCGGGCTACGACGTCTTCACGCTGCTCATCGGCGCGATCGCGGTGGTGGGCTACGCGGTGAGCGGCTTCCGCACCCGCCTGGCCCGGATCACCTACCAGCAGCCGGTCGAGTCGTTCCCGCTGTTCGTGGCGCGGGTCGTCGCGGTCGGCGCGGTGGTCATGTACTTCGCGTGGCAGCTCGCCAACGCGCGCGCCCTGCCGGTCGTGCTGATCATCCTCGCCGCACTCGTGCTCGCCTACGGCGTGGTCACGCGGCGCTCGGTGTTCGGGCGGCAGGTGTACGCCATCGGCGGCAACCTGTCGGCCGCGACGCTCTCCGGCGTGAAGGTCCGGGCGGTCAACTTCTGGATCTTCGTCAACATGGGCGTACTGGCCGCCGTTGCGGGGATCATCTTCTCCTCCCGCTCCAACGGGGCCCAGCCGGGCGCGGGCAACATGTTCGAGCTCGACGCGATCGCGGCGGCGTTCATCGGCGGCGCGGCCGTGACCGGCGGCGTCGGCACCGTCGTGGGCGCGGTGGTCGGCGGCCTGATCATGGCGGTCATGAGCAACGGCATGCAGCTCATGGGCATCGAGCAGCCGATCCAGTCCGTGGTCAAGGGCATCGTGCTGCTGCTGGCGGTCGCCTTCGACATCTACAACAAGCGGCGGGCGGGCTCGTCGCGCTGA
- a CDS encoding RidA family protein: MTITRHQILAPPEGATGPVGPIISQAVTHGDVVYLCGVITPQAWRDPTNTTFGDVREQTKEVLQRIDELLADAGTDKSKILTAQVWLADMGDFYAHNEAWNAWVDPENPPVRACIEARLTHPQLLVEVMVTAAR, translated from the coding sequence ATGACGATCACGCGACACCAGATCCTCGCGCCGCCGGAAGGAGCCACTGGACCGGTCGGCCCGATCATCAGCCAGGCCGTCACCCACGGCGATGTCGTCTACCTGTGCGGCGTCATCACCCCGCAGGCGTGGCGCGACCCGACGAACACGACCTTCGGCGACGTCCGGGAGCAGACCAAGGAGGTGCTGCAGCGCATCGACGAGCTACTCGCCGACGCGGGCACGGACAAGTCGAAGATCCTCACCGCGCAGGTGTGGCTGGCCGACATGGGGGACTTCTACGCCCACAACGAGGCGTGGAACGCCTGGGTCGACCCGGAGAACCCACCCGTGCGGGCGTGCATCGAGGCTCGGCTCACCCATCCGCAGCTGCTCGTGGAGGTCATGGTCACGGCTGCTCGCTGA
- a CDS encoding DedA family protein, whose product MDVALLLHSAWLLPALALLVALDGPFPVVPSEPLLMTAAAVAIGAHDVPTALGLFVAAFAGSVVGDHLLFALGRTSRRLVRPGGGGIAGWVQRNIGRRPAVTIIGARFVPAGRLVSTTAAGRYGLSLRRFLPCSLVSSALWASYMMGVGLLLGPLTGGDPLRGLVAGIAMGAVTAGAFALVERLCRHRRTRQAPASVTRSRAWITPHRPQGRTAGQHDLADDLADVHGYGHGGTPVVLSS is encoded by the coding sequence ATGGACGTCGCACTGCTGCTTCACAGCGCATGGTTGCTGCCGGCGCTCGCGCTGCTCGTGGCGCTGGACGGGCCGTTCCCGGTGGTGCCGAGCGAGCCGTTGCTGATGACGGCGGCCGCGGTCGCGATCGGCGCGCACGACGTGCCGACGGCGCTGGGGCTGTTCGTCGCGGCGTTCGCGGGATCTGTGGTGGGCGACCACCTGCTCTTCGCGCTCGGTCGCACGTCGCGCCGTCTCGTCCGTCCCGGCGGCGGTGGCATCGCGGGCTGGGTGCAGCGCAACATCGGGCGCCGCCCTGCCGTCACGATCATCGGGGCGCGGTTCGTGCCGGCAGGGCGGCTCGTCAGCACCACCGCCGCCGGGCGGTACGGCCTGTCGCTGCGCCGGTTCCTGCCCTGCTCGCTCGTCAGCTCGGCGCTGTGGGCGAGCTACATGATGGGGGTCGGGCTGCTGCTGGGCCCGCTCACGGGCGGCGACCCCCTGCGCGGCCTGGTGGCGGGCATCGCAATGGGCGCCGTGACGGCTGGCGCCTTCGCGCTGGTGGAGCGCCTGTGCAGGCATCGGCGCACCCGCCAGGCCCCGGCGTCGGTCACGAGATCACGGGCGTGGATCACGCCACATCGGCCACAGGGACGGACCGCCGGGCAGCACGATCTCGCCGACGACCTGGCTGACGTCCATGGTTATGGACATGGTGGGACTCCTGTCGTGTTGAGCTCCTGA
- the chvE gene encoding multiple monosaccharide ABC transporter substrate-binding protein: protein MALVLAACAGGGAGGGGGAGGGAAQQEQPADLLVGVAMPTQESERWIDDGDNVKKQLEAAGYQVSLQFGNNDIPTQSQQIDQMITQGADALIIAAIDGTALSSQLQTAKAQNIPVISYDRLIRNSPDVDFYVTFDNFQVGVAQGEALLTGLGIKNADGSPGSATGPFNIELFAGSLDDNNAFFFFNGAMSVLQPLIDNGTLVVKSGQTAIEQIAIQRWLQETAQKRMEDVLTAAYNDGSKLNGVLSPYDGISRGIITALQNAGYGPTLSGGANPLPVVTGQDAEVASVKLINDGVQSSTIFKDTRLLAEQGVIAAKAYLSGSQPQANDTTTYDNGVKVVPSYLLPVETVFKDNIQPALVDSGYLTAQEVASGQSG, encoded by the coding sequence ATGGCGCTCGTGCTCGCGGCCTGTGCCGGCGGAGGCGCCGGTGGGGGCGGAGGCGCCGGTGGAGGCGCCGCCCAGCAGGAGCAGCCGGCGGACCTGCTCGTCGGGGTGGCTATGCCCACCCAGGAGTCCGAGCGCTGGATCGACGACGGCGACAACGTCAAGAAGCAGCTCGAGGCGGCCGGGTATCAGGTCAGCCTCCAGTTCGGGAACAACGACATCCCGACGCAGTCGCAGCAGATCGACCAGATGATCACCCAGGGCGCCGACGCGCTGATCATCGCCGCGATCGACGGCACCGCGCTGTCCAGCCAGCTGCAGACCGCGAAGGCCCAGAACATCCCGGTCATCTCCTACGACCGGCTCATCCGCAACAGCCCGGACGTCGACTTCTACGTCACGTTCGACAACTTCCAGGTGGGCGTCGCGCAGGGTGAGGCCCTGCTGACGGGGCTCGGCATCAAGAATGCCGACGGCTCGCCGGGCTCGGCCACGGGACCGTTCAACATCGAACTGTTCGCCGGCTCGCTCGACGACAACAACGCGTTCTTCTTCTTCAACGGCGCGATGTCGGTCCTCCAGCCGCTGATCGACAACGGCACGCTCGTCGTCAAGAGCGGCCAGACGGCCATCGAGCAGATCGCCATCCAGCGCTGGCTGCAGGAGACCGCCCAGAAGCGCATGGAGGACGTGCTGACCGCCGCCTACAACGACGGCAGCAAGCTCAACGGCGTCCTCTCGCCCTATGACGGGATCTCCCGCGGCATCATCACCGCGCTGCAGAACGCCGGCTACGGCCCGACGCTCAGCGGCGGCGCGAACCCGCTGCCGGTGGTCACCGGACAGGACGCCGAGGTCGCGTCGGTCAAGCTGATCAACGACGGCGTGCAGAGCTCGACGATCTTCAAGGACACCCGCTTGCTGGCCGAGCAGGGCGTCATCGCCGCGAAGGCGTACCTCTCCGGCAGCCAGCCGCAGGCCAACGACACCACGACGTACGACAACGGCGTCAAGGTCGTCCCGTCCTACCTGCTGCCGGTCGAGACGGTGTTCAAGGACAACATCCAGCCCGCGCTCGTCGACTCCGGCTACCTGACGGCCCAGGAGGTCGCCAGCGGCCAGTCCGGCTGA
- a CDS encoding trypsin-like peptidase domain-containing protein, with product MPVLRSLARSALALAAALAITVCGAAPAAAIVVEPEEPAGSERAAATVHPALVRVTGTFVGRVHDREGGYANNGEPYTLVFMCTGFGVHPDGYIATVGHCIDANDRNVRDLFIRLAAEDAAAISPDIPLDQMLEVGRSAWDIEGTSPGSPIGSQILVTGVAGAPPEGMFARVVDSRPSGQGDVGLLKVDTTDLPALELATGPGIAVSMPLLAAGYPESVGERIGPDATPSFEKGVVEQAGTDGGRPVYRTDTAIELGLGGGPAFDASGRVHGINSVRLSGDQQVVNLVVPVSGFTDLLGRNGVRAELGQRDVRYREALDANDRGEYTDVIEAIDRLEQEGSTHPRVAELRRDAEASRALHGDASENRTTQILVWGSVGTGAIVLVVIGALLVARRRRTTPVVMVPPPAFPRPQPGPPWQGGPFPPPARQPAPPNRPYGAAPFPRQAGPRPPAAAPGRPGPAAQARGAFDGPTRQIRFPQPSPPGSENQTTAIAAPEPSAPAPDKDDAKDA from the coding sequence ATGCCCGTGCTGAGGAGTCTCGCCCGATCGGCTCTGGCTCTGGCCGCCGCACTTGCGATCACCGTGTGCGGCGCCGCTCCCGCGGCGGCGATCGTCGTGGAGCCGGAGGAGCCGGCGGGATCGGAGCGCGCCGCCGCGACGGTGCACCCGGCGCTGGTCCGCGTCACCGGCACGTTCGTCGGGCGGGTGCACGACCGGGAGGGCGGGTACGCGAACAACGGCGAGCCGTACACGCTCGTCTTCATGTGCACCGGCTTCGGCGTGCATCCCGACGGCTACATCGCGACCGTCGGGCACTGCATCGACGCGAACGACCGGAATGTGCGGGACCTGTTCATCCGGTTGGCAGCCGAGGATGCGGCCGCGATCAGCCCTGACATCCCGCTCGACCAGATGCTCGAGGTGGGCCGGTCGGCATGGGACATCGAGGGCACGAGCCCCGGTTCACCCATCGGGAGCCAGATCCTCGTCACCGGCGTCGCAGGCGCCCCGCCGGAGGGGATGTTCGCGCGCGTCGTCGACAGCCGACCCAGCGGACAGGGCGACGTCGGTCTGCTGAAGGTCGACACCACCGACCTGCCCGCGCTGGAGCTCGCCACCGGGCCCGGGATCGCCGTCAGCATGCCGCTGCTCGCCGCGGGCTACCCGGAGAGCGTGGGTGAGCGCATCGGGCCCGATGCCACGCCGTCGTTCGAGAAGGGGGTCGTGGAGCAAGCCGGGACGGATGGGGGACGGCCCGTCTACCGGACGGACACCGCCATAGAGCTCGGCTTGGGCGGCGGGCCGGCTTTCGACGCCAGCGGCCGCGTGCACGGCATCAACAGCGTGCGCTTGTCCGGCGATCAGCAGGTGGTCAACCTCGTCGTTCCCGTCAGCGGGTTCACCGACCTGCTCGGCCGCAACGGTGTGCGCGCGGAGCTGGGCCAGCGCGACGTGCGGTACCGGGAGGCCCTCGACGCCAACGACCGCGGCGAGTACACCGACGTGATCGAGGCGATCGACCGGCTCGAGCAGGAAGGGTCGACGCACCCGCGGGTCGCCGAGCTGCGCAGAGACGCGGAGGCCTCCCGGGCGCTGCACGGCGACGCGTCCGAGAACCGCACGACGCAGATACTCGTATGGGGGAGTGTCGGAACGGGAGCGATCGTGCTCGTCGTGATCGGTGCGCTGCTGGTCGCGCGCAGGCGGCGGACGACGCCCGTCGTGATGGTGCCGCCCCCGGCGTTCCCGCGACCGCAGCCCGGCCCCCCGTGGCAGGGCGGCCCGTTCCCGCCACCGGCGCGTCAGCCGGCCCCTCCGAACAGGCCGTACGGCGCGGCCCCGTTCCCGCGACAGGCTGGGCCACGGCCACCGGCCGCAGCGCCCGGCCGTCCCGGCCCCGCCGCCCAGGCGCGCGGCGCCTTCGACGGCCCGACCCGGCAGATCAGGTTTCCCCAGCCCTCGCCGCCCGGCTCGGAGAACCAGACGACGGCGATCGCCGCTCCCGAGCCGTCTGCACCGGCGCCCGACAAGGACGACGCGAAGGATGCCTGA
- the mmsA gene encoding multiple monosaccharide ABC transporter ATP-binding protein translates to MDDYILEMRGITKTFPGVKALSDVNFAVRRGEIHAICGENGAGKSTLMKVLSGVHPTGDYEGEIVYDGETVQFSGIRDSEHVGIVIIHQELALVPYLSIAENLFLGNERRGRSGLIDWNRTNADAARLLAEVGLDENAVTPVGQLGVGKQQLVEIAKALSKDVRLLILDEPTAALNDNDSAHLLDLLRSLKDRGITSIMISHKLNEIVSIADRTTVIRDGKTVETMDMRDPDATQDRIIRGMVGRPLESFYPERESEPGEEVLRIEDWTVWHPTQERKIVDGANFTVRAGEVIGIAGLMGAGRTELAMSIFGRSYGRNISGKVFVHGKEVRTRTVAEAIENGIAYATEDRKRYGLNLIEDIRRNVSAAALGKLATRGWVNGNEEIKVAEESRRSLNIKAPSVMSVVGKLSGGNQQKVVLSKWLFTDPDVLILDEPTRGIDVGAKYEIYLIINRLVAAGKAVVVISSELPELLGICDRIYTLSAGRITGEMPVPEATQESLMALMTRERESAA, encoded by the coding sequence ATGGACGACTACATCCTGGAGATGCGCGGCATCACCAAGACCTTCCCCGGCGTCAAGGCACTGTCGGACGTGAACTTCGCCGTGCGCCGCGGCGAGATCCACGCGATCTGCGGCGAGAACGGCGCTGGCAAGTCGACGCTGATGAAGGTCCTTTCCGGCGTCCACCCCACCGGTGACTACGAGGGCGAGATCGTCTACGACGGCGAGACCGTCCAGTTCTCGGGGATCCGCGACAGCGAGCACGTTGGAATCGTGATCATCCACCAGGAGCTGGCACTGGTGCCGTACCTCTCGATCGCCGAGAACCTCTTCCTCGGGAACGAGCGCAGGGGGCGCAGCGGCCTCATCGACTGGAACCGGACGAACGCCGACGCCGCCCGGCTCCTCGCCGAGGTCGGGCTCGACGAGAACGCCGTCACGCCGGTCGGCCAGCTCGGGGTCGGCAAGCAGCAGCTCGTGGAGATCGCCAAGGCTCTGTCCAAGGACGTGCGCCTGCTGATCCTCGACGAGCCGACCGCCGCGCTGAACGACAACGACTCGGCCCACCTGCTCGACCTGCTGCGCTCCCTCAAGGACCGCGGCATCACCTCGATCATGATCTCGCACAAGCTGAACGAGATCGTCAGCATCGCCGACCGCACCACCGTCATCCGCGACGGCAAGACCGTCGAGACGATGGACATGCGCGACCCGGACGCTACGCAGGACCGGATCATCCGCGGCATGGTCGGCCGCCCTCTGGAGAGCTTCTACCCCGAGCGGGAGTCGGAGCCCGGCGAGGAGGTGCTCCGCATCGAGGACTGGACGGTCTGGCACCCCACGCAGGAGCGCAAGATCGTCGACGGCGCGAACTTCACGGTGCGCGCGGGCGAGGTCATCGGGATCGCCGGGCTCATGGGCGCAGGCCGCACCGAGCTCGCGATGAGCATCTTCGGGCGGTCGTACGGGCGCAACATCTCCGGCAAGGTCTTCGTGCACGGCAAGGAGGTGCGCACGCGCACCGTCGCGGAGGCGATCGAGAACGGCATCGCCTACGCCACCGAGGACCGCAAGCGCTACGGCCTCAACCTCATCGAGGACATCCGGCGCAACGTCTCGGCCGCGGCACTCGGCAAGCTCGCCACGCGTGGCTGGGTCAACGGCAACGAGGAGATCAAGGTCGCCGAGGAGAGCCGCCGCAGCCTCAACATCAAGGCGCCCAGCGTCATGAGCGTGGTCGGCAAGCTCTCCGGCGGGAACCAGCAGAAGGTCGTACTGTCCAAGTGGCTGTTCACCGACCCCGACGTGCTGATCCTCGACGAGCCGACCCGCGGTATCGACGTCGGCGCCAAGTACGAGATCTATCTGATCATCAACCGACTCGTCGCGGCGGGAAAGGCGGTGGTCGTGATCTCGTCCGAGCTGCCGGAGCTGCTCGGCATCTGCGACCGCATCTACACGCTGTCCGCGGGCCGGATCACCGGTGAGATGCCGGTCCCCGAAGCTACCCAGGAGAGCTTGATGGCTCTCATGACCAGGGAGAGGGAGTCCGCAGCATGA